A window of Cryptomeria japonica chromosome 3, Sugi_1.0, whole genome shotgun sequence contains these coding sequences:
- the LOC131037324 gene encoding autophagy-related protein 8C-like: MAKSSFKQEHDLEKRKAEAARIRDKYPDRIPVIVEKAERSDIPNIDKKKYLVPADLTVGQFVYVIRKRIKLSAEKAIFIFVNDVLPPTAAIMSSIYDEHKDEDGFLYVTYSGENTFGNEDLIPHC; this comes from the exons ATGGCAAAGAGTTCTTTCAAGCAAGAGCATGACCTAG AGAAGAGAAAAGCTGAAGCTGCCAGAATCAGGGACAAATATCCCGACAGAATTCCA GTGATTGTGGAGAAGGCAGAGAGGAGTGACATCCCCAACATTGACAAAAAAAA GTACTTGGTCCCAGCGGATTTGACAGTTGGTCAGTTTGTTTATGTCATTCGAAAAAGGATTAAGCTAAGTGCAGAGAAGGCCATCTTTATTTTTGTCAACGATGTCCTCCCTCCCACTG CTGCTATAATGTCGTCAATATATGATGAGCACAAAGATGAGGACGGATTCTTATATGTTACATACAGTGGAGAAAATACATTTGGCAATGAAGATTTGATTCCTCACTGCTAG